Proteins from a genomic interval of Capsicum annuum cultivar UCD-10X-F1 chromosome 4, UCD10Xv1.1, whole genome shotgun sequence:
- the LOC107867000 gene encoding putative S-adenosyl-L-methionine-dependent methyltransferase MSMEG_0095/MSMEI_0092: MIEQLFWDIGCVWLSFLILNNNSFSFSTVLFISVVYIAWLILSTSSLSISSHQKSAIIMANQENGSLPNFILPDSLYTETIREVHSAVEHDWDSLRQSACQTAAGRALWKHVIHDPLAEFLAGETYLKKLYEKIKKDVLNNAREISGVIIAVRTLWFDKRIEAALTSFDGGGAQVVILGAGMDTRAYRLSCLKDSNIFEVDFPEVLQMKTAIIEAATETTDEQKHQLMIAKSLNRVAADLREKDWLEKLQESGLKLNKKTVWVLEGILYYLSHSNAMDVLKIIANNCTSAHTVLLADFMNKQSTTMSSSNFHFYSDYPDQLLPSLGFSDVELSQIGDPDAHFGLLHDPLNLFNKLRNLPRSLQTHPDDGTPCCRLYLLKASGEPPNQTML, translated from the exons ATGATTGAACAACTTTTCTGGGACATTGGTTGTGTGTGGCTGTCTTTCCTTATCCTAAATAACAATTCTTTTTCCTTCTCAACAGTACTCTTTATTTCTGTTGTATATATTGCATGGCTTATCCTTTCTacttcttctctttctattaGTAGTCACCAAAAATCAGCAATAATAATGGCTAATCAAGAAAATGGTAGCTTGCCAAATTTTATACTACCTGATTCTTTGTACACTGAAACCATCAGAGAAGTTCATTCGGCTGTTGAACATGATTGGGATTCTTTGAGACAATCGGCATGTCAAACTGCAGCAGGAAGGGCATTGTGGAAACATGTGATCCATGATCCACTAGCAGAGTTCCTTGCAGGGGAGACATACCTGAAGAAATTGTACGAGAAGATTAAGAAAGATGTCCTCAATAATGCTAGAGAAATTTCTGGAGTTATCATTGCTGTTAGGACACTATGGTTTGATAAAAGAATTGAAGCAGCACTTACTTCTTTTGATGGCGGAGGAGCACAAGTCGTCATTCTTGGAGCAG GTATGGATACAAGGGCATATCGCTTGAGTTGCTTAAAAGACAGTAACATTTTTGAGGTTGATTTTCCAGAGGTCTTGCAGATGAAAACCGCTATTATAGAGGCAGCAACAGAAACAACAGATGAACAAAAGCACCAATTGATGATAGCAAAATCATTGAACAGAGTGGCAGCTGACTTGAGAGAAAAGGACTGGCTTGAAAAGCTTCAAGAATCAGGCTTAAAACTAAATAAGAAAACAGTGTGGGTATTAGAGGGCATTCTCTATTATCTCTCTCACTCAAATGCAATGGACGTACTGAAGATTATCGCAAATAACTGTACCTCTGCTCATACAGTACTCTTAGCGGACTTCATGAACAAGCAATCAACCACAATGTCCAGCTCAAATTTCCATTTCTATAGCGACTATCCAGATCAGTTACTGCCATCACTAGGATTTTCTGATGTTGAACTTTCTCAAATCGGTGATCCAGATGCACATTTCGGGTTATTGCATGACCCACTAAATTTGTTCAACAAGTTGCGCAACTTGCCCAGGTCACTTCAAACTCACCCAGACGATGGAACACCGTGTTGTAGGTTGTATTTGCTCAAGGCTTCTGGAGAACCACCAAACCAGACTATGTTGTGA
- the LOC107867001 gene encoding uncharacterized protein LOC107867001 isoform X2, with translation MTPPNILLISSTTTLLPPPLKPPRFESQPPPLPPLDTKLFSRRNAVVLLSLIVAPLTFPSSALSFGISGPKEWLRDQKKKTAKYLLAPIDASRNILRSAYLIITRNESEFGEKELEEFQSLLRSAARDCVPTERSSFVQFQSNSGVEVCTFRLVVKNASSLLADKDPVKLAAETKLTDLIRSFSSLSDMANEIDVQVASNSM, from the exons ATGACTCCGCCAAATATCCTCCTTATCTCTTCCACCACCACTCTACTTCCTCCACCATTAAAACCACCGCGATTCGAAAGTCAACCACCGCCGCTGCCGCCGCTCGATACAAAGCTATTCAGCCGTAGAAACGCCGTCGTTTTGCTCTCCCTCATTGTTGCTCCTCTCACTTTCCCTTCCTCCGCTCTCTCCTTCGGCATTT CAGGACCAAAAGAATGGCTAAGAGATCAGAAGAAGAAGACGGCGAAGTATCTTTTGGCGCCGATCGATGCTTCTAGAAACATCCTCCGTTCAGCTTATCTAATAATCA CGAGAAATGAATCGGAATTTGGTGAAAAGGAGCTGGAAGAATTTCAGAGCTTATTGAGATCTGCTGCAAGAGATTGTGTGCCTACAGAGAGGAGTTCGTTTGTTCAGTTTCAATCGAACTCGGGAGTTGAG GTCTGCACTTTCCGGTTGGTTGTGAAAAATGCTTCTTCTTTGCTTGCTGACAAGGATCCGGTAAAGTTAGCAGCTGAAACCAAGCTTACTGATCTCATAAG GTCTTTTTCTTCTCTAAGTGACATGGCAAATGAAATTGATGTGCAGGTTGCTTCTAATAG TATGTAA
- the LOC107867001 gene encoding uncharacterized protein LOC107867001 isoform X1, which translates to MTPPNILLISSTTTLLPPPLKPPRFESQPPPLPPLDTKLFSRRNAVVLLSLIVAPLTFPSSALSFGISGPKEWLRDQKKKTAKYLLAPIDASRNILRSAYLIITRNESEFGEKELEEFQSLLRSAARDCVPTERSSFVQFQSNSGVEVCTFRLVVKNASSLLADKDPVKLAAETKLTDLIRSFSSLSDMANEIDVQVASNRQKVANAVMDTVTCLDNFEQGIKECLEV; encoded by the exons ATGACTCCGCCAAATATCCTCCTTATCTCTTCCACCACCACTCTACTTCCTCCACCATTAAAACCACCGCGATTCGAAAGTCAACCACCGCCGCTGCCGCCGCTCGATACAAAGCTATTCAGCCGTAGAAACGCCGTCGTTTTGCTCTCCCTCATTGTTGCTCCTCTCACTTTCCCTTCCTCCGCTCTCTCCTTCGGCATTT CAGGACCAAAAGAATGGCTAAGAGATCAGAAGAAGAAGACGGCGAAGTATCTTTTGGCGCCGATCGATGCTTCTAGAAACATCCTCCGTTCAGCTTATCTAATAATCA CGAGAAATGAATCGGAATTTGGTGAAAAGGAGCTGGAAGAATTTCAGAGCTTATTGAGATCTGCTGCAAGAGATTGTGTGCCTACAGAGAGGAGTTCGTTTGTTCAGTTTCAATCGAACTCGGGAGTTGAG GTCTGCACTTTCCGGTTGGTTGTGAAAAATGCTTCTTCTTTGCTTGCTGACAAGGATCCGGTAAAGTTAGCAGCTGAAACCAAGCTTACTGATCTCATAAG GTCTTTTTCTTCTCTAAGTGACATGGCAAATGAAATTGATGTGCAGGTTGCTTCTAATAG ACAAAAGGTTGCAAATGCTGTCATGGATACAGTAACTTGTCTGGACAACTTTGAGCAAGGCATCAAAGAATGCCTTGAAGTTTGA